The Buchnera aphidicola (Tuberolachnus salignus) genome has a segment encoding these proteins:
- the lpdA gene encoding dihydrolipoyl dehydrogenase — translation MKKTIHIDVVVIGGGASGYSAAFRCADLGLSVCLIEKFGILGGTCLNVGCIPSKSLLYLSKVIKEVENLEKEKIFSFTKKKINIQKIQIWKNLIIEKLLKGLEHLSKQRNVLLIKGFAKFFDKNTVEIFDNSEYKYITFDYSIIASGSHASNISHFLPENKHVWNSTDALKLSCIPKNLLIIGAGIIGLEMATIYQALGSAVHIVDTSKTFMPNLDLDISNYLLKIFKKNISISLETTVSKVQYLKHGLEVTFNDSHGVSTKNFYDYVLVAVGRRPNIQNMNFSKLSLELNDFGFIKVDSQLRTNIPNIFAVGDVTGQPMLAHKGIYEAHIAAEVIIGQKHHFDPLVIPYVAYCDPEIAWVGINEKIALEKNIDFESVSIPWIFSGRAVSTNCSEHGITKIIYDKKTHKILGATILGRNAGELISQISISIEMGCEAEDLSLIIFPHPTLSESINLVSKLFLGCATDVLNKV, via the coding sequence ATGAAAAAAACTATACATATAGATGTAGTGGTAATAGGTGGTGGAGCATCTGGATATTCAGCAGCATTTCGTTGCGCAGATTTAGGATTATCAGTCTGTTTAATTGAAAAATTTGGTATTTTAGGAGGAACATGTTTAAATGTTGGGTGTATTCCTTCAAAATCGTTGTTATATTTATCTAAAGTAATTAAAGAAGTAGAAAATTTAGAAAAAGAAAAAATTTTTTCATTTACTAAAAAAAAAATTAATATTCAAAAAATTCAAATATGGAAAAATTTAATAATTGAAAAATTATTGAAAGGTTTAGAACATCTTTCTAAACAAAGAAATGTTCTTTTAATCAAAGGTTTCGCAAAATTTTTTGATAAAAATACAGTAGAAATTTTTGATAATTCTGAATATAAATATATTACGTTTGATTATTCTATTATTGCTTCTGGTTCTCACGCATCTAATATTTCTCATTTTTTACCAGAAAATAAACATGTTTGGAATTCTACAGATGCTCTTAAATTATCGTGTATTCCAAAAAATTTATTAATTATAGGTGCTGGAATAATTGGATTAGAAATGGCTACTATATATCAAGCGTTAGGTTCTGCAGTACATATTGTTGATACATCTAAAACGTTTATGCCTAATTTAGATCTTGATATAAGTAATTATCTTTTAAAGATTTTTAAAAAAAATATTTCTATTTCTTTAGAAACAACTGTTTCTAAAGTACAATATTTAAAACATGGGTTAGAAGTTACTTTTAATGATTCACATGGAGTTTCAACAAAAAATTTTTATGATTATGTATTAGTGGCGGTAGGACGACGTCCAAATATACAAAATATGAATTTTTCAAAATTATCTTTGGAATTAAATGATTTTGGTTTTATAAAAGTAGATTCACAATTACGTACTAATATACCAAATATTTTTGCTGTTGGTGATGTTACTGGTCAACCTATGCTAGCTCATAAAGGAATTTATGAAGCACATATCGCTGCAGAGGTTATTATAGGTCAAAAACATCATTTTGATCCTTTAGTTATACCATATGTAGCATATTGTGACCCTGAAATAGCTTGGGTGGGAATAAATGAAAAAATTGCATTAGAAAAGAATATAGATTTTGAATCTGTTTCTATTCCTTGGATTTTTTCTGGAAGAGCGGTATCAACTAATTGCTCTGAACATGGTATAACAAAAATTATTTATGATAAAAAGACACATAAAATTTTAGGAGCAACTATATTAGGTCGTAATGCTGGAGAATTAATTTCTCAAATTAGTATTTCGATTGAAATGGGATGCGAAGCAGAAGATTTATCTTTAATTATTTTTCCTCATCCTACATTATCAGAATCTATTAATTTAGTTTCAAAATTGTTTTTAGGGTGTGCTACAGATGTGTTAAACAAAGTTTAA
- the erpA gene encoding iron-sulfur cluster insertion protein ErpA, whose amino-acid sequence MTIKKNLFLICTIAAQKQIKKLINLKKKKKIKLRIYITGGGCSGFQYGFKLDHKKNKDDIIIKNYNNLIIIDSISFQYLLGGTLDFIENLEGTKFIINNPNAKTTCGCGLSFSI is encoded by the coding sequence ATGACTATAAAAAAAAATTTATTTTTAATCTGTACGATTGCAGCTCAAAAACAAATAAAAAAATTAATTAATCTTAAAAAAAAAAAAAAAATAAAATTAAGAATTTATATTACGGGAGGAGGATGTAGTGGTTTTCAATATGGGTTTAAATTAGACCATAAAAAAAATAAAGATGATATTATTATAAAAAATTATAATAATTTAATTATTATAGATTCTATTAGTTTTCAATATTTGTTAGGAGGGACTTTAGATTTTATAGAAAATTTAGAAGGAACTAAATTTATTATAAATAATCCTAATGCGAAAACAACATGTGGATGTGGTCTTTCGTTTAGTATTTAA
- the aceE gene encoding pyruvate dehydrogenase (acetyl-transferring), homodimeric type codes for MINKILDDIDPIETEEWLQAIKNILSKDGKNRIIFLINTIVQFLNNKGYKNLLNYKSLDFLNTIPVNKESIYPGNLIIERKICAFVRWNAVMLVLRASKKNKDLGGHLSSFQSSSIIYEVAFNHFFRASNNLDGGDFIYFQGHISPGIYSRAFLEGRLTETELDSFRQESSGKGLSSYPHPKLMPNFWQFPTVSMGLSAISAIYQARFLKYLLHRKLKDTSRQKVYAFLGDGEMDEPESKGAITIASREKLDNLIFVINCNLQRLDGPVYGNGNIIKELENFFLGAGWYVIKVIWGSKWDKLLKRNGSEMLKKLMYETLDGDYQTLRSKNGQYIRKNFFNKYFETKKLVQNMTDEEIWELNHGGHDEKKIYSAFALALQVKEKPVVILMHTIKGYGLNTEGKNNAHQIKNMSIKDLKNFAKHLNLSKKNINFEMLPYLKFDNNSKEYQYLHDQRKKLCGYLPNRRSKFSDKLCLPTLENFKILLKKSLKPFSTTMFFVRILNFLLDFKDIGKKIVPIVADEARTFGMEGLFRKIGIYNSQGQKYIPADKEQLFYYRESKMGQIIQEGINELGAGSSWIAAATSYSSNNYPMIPFYIFYSMFGFQRIGDLLWSAGDQQARGFLIGATSGRTTLNGEGLQHSDGHSHIYSLTFPNCISYDPAYHYELLVIIQNGLKRMYGKNQENIFYYITTMNENYYMPNIEITSQIKKGICKGIYLLESYNGKNGKVQLLGSGSLLRILKNSANILKSEYDIGSDIYSVTSFTELARNGQDCARWNFLNFHLTPKISYVSKILKNLPTIAVTDYMKIFAEQIRSYIPSPYFHVLGTDGFGRSDSRRKLRNFFEISEGYIISSVIYLLIQQGKKLSSQILLKAFKDFNISIDKMNPRLS; via the coding sequence ATGATAAATAAAATTTTAGATGATATTGATCCTATAGAAACTGAGGAATGGTTACAAGCAATAAAAAACATATTATCAAAAGATGGAAAAAATCGTATTATTTTTTTGATAAATACAATAGTTCAATTTTTAAATAACAAAGGTTATAAAAATTTATTAAATTATAAAAGTTTAGATTTTTTAAATACTATTCCTGTAAACAAAGAATCGATTTATCCTGGAAATTTAATTATTGAAAGGAAAATTTGTGCATTCGTAAGATGGAATGCAGTGATGTTAGTTTTGAGAGCATCTAAAAAGAACAAAGATTTAGGAGGTCATCTTTCATCTTTTCAATCTTCTTCAATAATATATGAAGTTGCATTTAATCATTTTTTTCGAGCTTCTAATAATCTAGATGGTGGAGATTTTATCTATTTTCAAGGTCATATTTCTCCAGGAATTTATTCTCGAGCTTTTTTAGAAGGTCGTTTAACAGAAACAGAACTAGATTCTTTCCGACAAGAGTCCAGTGGAAAAGGTTTATCTTCATATCCGCATCCAAAATTAATGCCTAACTTTTGGCAATTTCCAACAGTTTCAATGGGTCTCAGTGCTATTTCGGCGATTTATCAAGCTCGTTTTTTGAAATATTTATTACATCGTAAATTAAAAGATACATCACGTCAAAAAGTTTATGCTTTTTTAGGTGATGGAGAAATGGATGAACCAGAATCTAAAGGAGCTATTACTATTGCTTCAAGAGAAAAATTGGATAATTTAATTTTCGTTATTAATTGTAATTTACAACGTTTAGATGGTCCTGTCTATGGAAATGGTAATATCATTAAAGAATTAGAAAATTTTTTTTTAGGTGCAGGATGGTATGTAATAAAAGTAATATGGGGTAGTAAATGGGACAAATTATTAAAAAGAAATGGATCGGAAATGTTAAAAAAATTAATGTATGAAACTTTAGATGGAGATTATCAAACATTACGGTCTAAAAATGGACAATATATACGAAAAAATTTTTTTAATAAATATTTCGAAACAAAAAAATTAGTTCAAAATATGACTGATGAAGAAATTTGGGAATTAAACCATGGAGGACATGATGAAAAAAAAATATATTCTGCATTTGCTTTAGCTTTACAAGTTAAAGAAAAACCAGTCGTTATTTTAATGCATACAATTAAAGGATATGGATTAAATACGGAAGGAAAGAACAATGCTCATCAAATAAAAAATATGTCTATAAAAGATTTAAAAAATTTTGCTAAACATTTAAATTTGTCAAAAAAAAATATTAATTTTGAAATGTTACCATATTTAAAATTTGATAATAATTCAAAAGAATATCAATATTTACATGATCAACGAAAAAAATTGTGCGGTTATTTACCTAATCGAAGATCTAAATTTTCTGACAAATTGTGTCTTCCTACTTTAGAGAATTTCAAAATTTTATTAAAAAAATCTTTAAAACCTTTTTCTACTACAATGTTTTTCGTTAGAATATTAAATTTTTTATTAGATTTCAAAGATATAGGAAAAAAAATTGTTCCAATCGTAGCAGATGAAGCTCGAACATTTGGAATGGAAGGTTTATTTCGGAAAATTGGAATTTATAATTCGCAAGGTCAAAAATATATTCCTGCTGATAAAGAACAACTATTTTATTATCGTGAATCTAAAATGGGTCAAATTATTCAAGAAGGAATTAATGAATTAGGTGCTGGATCTTCTTGGATAGCAGCTGCGACTTCATATAGTTCAAATAATTATCCAATGATTCCTTTTTACATTTTTTATTCTATGTTTGGATTTCAAAGAATTGGAGATTTATTATGGTCTGCTGGTGATCAACAAGCAAGAGGATTTTTAATTGGAGCTACATCTGGACGTACTACATTAAATGGAGAAGGATTACAACATTCAGATGGACATAGTCACATATATTCATTAACTTTTCCAAATTGCATTTCTTATGATCCTGCGTACCATTATGAATTATTAGTGATTATTCAAAATGGTTTAAAAAGAATGTATGGAAAAAATCAAGAAAATATTTTTTATTATATTACGACTATGAATGAAAATTATTATATGCCTAATATAGAAATTACATCACAAATAAAAAAAGGTATTTGTAAAGGAATATATTTATTAGAATCATATAATGGAAAAAATGGAAAAGTACAATTATTAGGATCTGGTTCTCTTTTAAGAATTTTAAAAAATTCTGCAAATATTCTGAAATCTGAATATGACATTGGATCCGATATATATAGTGTAACTTCTTTTACTGAATTAGCACGAAATGGACAAGATTGTGCACGTTGGAATTTTTTAAATTTTCATTTAACTCCAAAAATTTCTTATGTTTCAAAAATTTTAAAAAATTTACCTACTATTGCTGTAACTGATTATATGAAAATTTTTGCAGAACAAATACGATCTTATATTCCATCTCCTTATTTTCATGTTTTAGGAACTGATGGATTTGGACGTTCCGATAGTCGTCGAAAATTGCGTAATTTTTTTGAAATTAGTGAAGGTTATATTATTAGTTCTGTAATTTATTTATTAATACAACAAGGAAAAAAATTATCTTCGCAAATATTATTAAAAGCATTTAAAGATTTTAATATTTCTATAGATAAAATGAATCCTAGGTTATCGTAA
- the secA gene encoding preprotein translocase subunit SecA, translated as MLGKFFKKIFMNHNQKVLNSFKPLIIQINQLEQIFSQLSDEELKNKTLEFRRRLKIEETLDSLLPEAFATVREASKRVLGMRHFDVQLLGGIVLHSQSIAEMCTGEGKTLTATLPAYLHSLTGQGVHIITMNDYLAERDAKKNSVLFNFLGISVGINVHGLSFTKKKNAYQADITYGTNHEYGFDYLRDNMIFSHSEKVQRNLYFGLIDEIDSILIDEARTPLVISGATQNNNDLYFQINELIPFFIAINYSQKQIDYKNNLNFVIDYKRKQINLTEKGMKKFENLLIKKKFLSSISSLYTSKNIIFLHHFLLALRAHILFLRNIDYIVMNKKVIIVDEHTGRMMFGRRWSDGLHQAIEAKENVPILNENKTLASITLQNYFRLYKKLSGMTGTAITESYEFNTIYNLDTIVIPPNKPMIRKDFSDLVYITEKEKIKAIIKDICQCVSRKQPVLVGTISIQKSEMISNYLKKMNISHNILNAKFHAQEAKIISSAGQLSAVTIATNMAGRGTDIVLGGSFFTQFEKNFLFNKKYTYKIYKKEWKKRHQLVVETGGLHIIGTERHESRRIDNQLCGRSGRQGDPGSSRFYLSLEDSLMKLFISKKTIQMIYSLGINSKQVIEHSWVNKAIQNAQKKLENQNFNLRKQLLEYDNIFNEQRQAIYSERKKIVNSYNVEKYILNLIKDFLKKTLKKLIISKNLKDLNIMELDKLLKKLFYYPYTIEVIFKKKKKLKKNLKILKKILIQKILKHYILKLSSIKNKYRLILEKCIILQTFDLFWQDHLNIMESVRQGIHLRGYAQKNPKQEYQKESFLIFKNMLHNIKYTIVKNVFQIFFVDFSQKKFLYKNCILHKDYETLNLLLLNKNYKKK; from the coding sequence ATGTTAGGTAAATTTTTTAAAAAAATTTTTATGAACCATAATCAAAAAGTTTTAAATTCTTTTAAACCTTTAATTATCCAAATAAATCAATTAGAGCAAATTTTTAGTCAATTATCGGATGAAGAATTAAAAAATAAAACTTTAGAATTTAGAAGACGATTAAAAATTGAAGAAACTTTAGATTCTTTACTTCCAGAAGCATTTGCTACAGTTCGAGAAGCAAGTAAAAGAGTTTTAGGTATGCGGCATTTTGATGTACAATTATTAGGAGGAATTGTTTTACATTCTCAATCTATCGCCGAAATGTGTACAGGTGAAGGAAAAACTTTAACAGCAACTTTACCGGCATATTTGCATTCTTTAACAGGTCAAGGTGTACATATCATCACAATGAATGATTATTTAGCAGAAAGAGATGCAAAAAAAAATAGTGTTTTATTTAATTTTTTAGGAATTTCTGTTGGAATTAATGTACATGGACTATCTTTTACAAAAAAGAAAAATGCATATCAAGCAGACATTACATATGGAACGAATCATGAATATGGATTTGATTATTTACGTGATAATATGATTTTTTCGCATTCAGAAAAAGTACAAAGAAATTTATATTTTGGTTTAATAGATGAAATAGATTCTATTTTAATTGATGAAGCTCGTACTCCATTAGTAATCTCGGGTGCAACACAAAATAATAATGATTTGTATTTTCAAATTAATGAATTAATTCCTTTTTTTATAGCAATAAATTATTCTCAAAAACAAATAGATTATAAAAATAATCTTAATTTTGTAATAGATTATAAAAGAAAACAAATAAATTTAACTGAAAAAGGTATGAAAAAATTTGAAAATTTGTTAATCAAAAAAAAATTTTTATCATCAATTAGTTCTTTGTATACTTCAAAAAATATCATATTTTTACATCATTTTTTATTAGCATTACGCGCTCATATTTTATTTTTAAGAAATATAGATTATATAGTGATGAATAAAAAAGTTATTATTGTAGATGAACATACTGGACGTATGATGTTTGGTAGACGTTGGTCAGATGGCTTACATCAAGCTATAGAAGCAAAAGAAAATGTTCCTATATTAAATGAAAATAAAACTTTAGCATCAATTACTTTACAAAATTATTTTCGTTTATATAAGAAACTATCTGGTATGACAGGAACTGCTATTACAGAATCTTATGAATTTAATACAATTTATAATTTAGATACTATTGTAATTCCTCCGAATAAACCTATGATTCGTAAAGATTTTTCTGATTTAGTATATATTACAGAGAAAGAAAAAATAAAAGCTATTATTAAAGATATTTGTCAATGTGTATCACGTAAACAACCTGTTTTAGTTGGTACAATATCAATTCAAAAATCTGAAATGATTTCAAATTATTTAAAAAAAATGAATATTTCGCATAATATTTTAAATGCAAAATTTCATGCTCAAGAGGCTAAAATTATTTCTTCTGCTGGTCAACTTTCAGCCGTTACAATTGCAACAAATATGGCGGGTAGAGGTACTGATATTGTTTTAGGGGGTTCTTTTTTTACTCAATTTGAAAAAAATTTTTTATTTAATAAAAAATATACATATAAAATTTATAAAAAAGAATGGAAAAAACGACATCAATTAGTAGTTGAGACGGGTGGACTACATATTATTGGTACTGAAAGACATGAATCACGTCGTATTGACAATCAATTATGTGGTCGTAGTGGACGGCAAGGAGATCCAGGTTCATCACGATTTTATCTTTCATTAGAAGATTCATTAATGAAATTGTTTATTTCTAAAAAAACAATTCAAATGATATATTCATTAGGAATTAATTCAAAACAAGTTATTGAACATTCTTGGGTTAATAAAGCGATTCAAAATGCTCAAAAAAAATTAGAAAATCAAAATTTTAATTTAAGAAAACAATTATTAGAATATGATAATATTTTTAATGAACAACGACAAGCAATTTATTCGGAACGTAAAAAAATCGTTAATAGTTATAATGTAGAAAAATATATTTTAAATTTAATTAAAGATTTTTTAAAAAAAACTTTAAAAAAATTAATTATATCAAAAAATTTAAAAGATTTAAATATAATGGAATTAGATAAATTATTGAAAAAATTATTTTATTATCCATATACAATAGAAGTTATATTTAAAAAAAAAAAAAAATTGAAAAAAAATTTAAAAATTTTAAAAAAAATTTTGATTCAAAAAATTTTAAAACATTATATTTTAAAACTTTCTTCTATAAAAAATAAATATAGACTTATTTTAGAAAAATGTATTATTTTACAAACATTTGATTTATTTTGGCAAGATCATTTAAACATTATGGAATCTGTACGTCAAGGAATACATTTAAGAGGATATGCCCAAAAAAATCCTAAACAAGAATATCAGAAAGAATCTTTTTTAATTTTTAAGAATATGTTACATAATATTAAGTATACGATTGTAAAAAATGTATTTCAAATTTTTTTTGTAGATTTTTCTCAAAAAAAATTTCTATATAAAAATTGTATTTTACATAAAGATTATGAAACTTTAAATCTCTTATTATTGAATAAAAATTATAAAAAAAAATAA
- a CDS encoding 2-oxo acid dehydrogenase subunit E2 encodes MDINIYIPDIGIENAEVIEILVKEGEEIKKEKSLIILEGQKSSLEIPSPVSGKIKKIFIKIGDILKKGSMIMSLDKCEPLIIKKNILEENCKKQKIKNSVSLSSNTSKNLLNNHLNKNKNFSNYFVYASPFIRRLAFLKNIDLTNIIGSGRKGRILKIDLLNFNQNNTKKTLDSSILKLKENKINDDIDKKNVHYLTSIQKIVGQNLLKNWKNIPHVTQFDEVDITKLEKFRLSDSLKELKNSKEDKITILSFIIKTISFILKKFPLFNSTLHFDQSKVILHPKINIGVAMDTPEGLLVPVIKDVEKINIFEIALILKKFSLKIKEKKLNVLDMKEGTFTVSSLGGLGGVGFTPIINAPEVCILGISKSQIKPIWNGKEFVPRLILPFSISYDHRVINGADAVRFTTFFKKCLNDIRILLL; translated from the coding sequence ATGGATATAAATATTTATATACCGGATATTGGAATTGAAAATGCAGAAGTGATAGAAATTTTAGTTAAAGAAGGAGAAGAAATTAAAAAAGAAAAAAGTTTAATAATTTTAGAAGGACAAAAATCTTCTTTAGAAATTCCCTCTCCAGTTTCAGGAAAAATTAAAAAAATTTTTATAAAAATAGGAGATATTCTAAAGAAAGGTTCTATGATTATGTCACTTGATAAATGTGAACCTTTAATTATTAAAAAAAACATTTTAGAAGAAAATTGTAAAAAACAAAAAATTAAAAATTCTGTTTCATTAAGTAGTAACACTTCTAAAAATTTATTAAATAATCATCTTAATAAAAACAAAAATTTTTCGAATTATTTTGTTTATGCTTCTCCTTTTATACGACGTTTAGCATTTTTAAAAAATATTGATTTAACTAATATTATTGGTAGTGGTCGTAAAGGAAGAATTTTAAAAATAGATTTATTAAATTTTAATCAAAATAATACTAAAAAAACATTAGATTCATCTATTTTAAAACTTAAAGAAAACAAAATAAATGATGATATTGATAAAAAAAATGTTCATTATTTGACTTCTATACAAAAAATTGTAGGTCAAAATTTATTAAAAAATTGGAAAAATATTCCTCATGTTACTCAATTTGATGAAGTAGATATTACGAAATTAGAAAAATTTCGTCTTTCTGATTCTTTAAAAGAATTAAAAAATTCTAAAGAAGATAAAATTACTATATTGTCTTTTATAATAAAAACGATTAGTTTTATTTTAAAAAAATTTCCATTATTTAATAGCACATTGCATTTTGATCAATCAAAAGTAATTTTACATCCAAAAATTAATATTGGAGTAGCTATGGATACTCCTGAAGGATTGTTAGTTCCTGTTATTAAAGATGTAGAAAAAATTAATATTTTTGAAATTGCATTAATATTAAAAAAATTTTCTTTAAAAATTAAAGAAAAAAAATTAAATGTTCTTGATATGAAAGAAGGAACATTTACGGTTTCTAGCTTAGGAGGATTAGGAGGTGTAGGATTTACTCCAATTATTAATGCTCCTGAAGTTTGTATTTTGGGAATTTCTAAATCTCAAATAAAACCGATTTGGAATGGTAAAGAATTTGTCCCTCGTTTAATTTTACCTTTTTCTATTTCTTATGATCATCGCGTGATTAATGGCGCTGACGCTGTACGTTTTACTACTTTTTTTAAAAAATGTTTAAATGATATTCGTATTTTATTATTATAA